One Bombus terrestris unplaced genomic scaffold, iyBomTerr1.2, whole genome shotgun sequence DNA segment encodes these proteins:
- the LOC105666848 gene encoding jerky protein homolog-like, whose protein sequence is MASKQGRAHLTIAEKYEILMLRGGSESRQAISDRFGISRSTLYRIYAESKQIKKQFEANKGFSQVAKRLVDRIDMDIDRIVFHWYLRCKERNVQVTEADIKAKALEINRELSGFASFRAGTSWLLDFKERYSITDVDIRKDVPNETEIASFEAFTVDFNKTLQEDGIALKNVYNVVYTTIMWKAVPESTCILDHAKSTGNLKICEEYVTAIFCANATGCHKLPVVLIGSEPDIDILVNYKTKAFSTLYKSSTNACMNRTIFKEWYKEHFLESVKRRQSENGCREKSLLLLDNNMSLHDLDDLNHMDEFVTVKAPPVNVSPRRQPMNCGIITCFRREYRKEFLFAITPLSANITKRDVIEHHRNLRMWDCCRIVHDAWSRIDDTILINSWDSILWPENVRTVEQAEKWDAYIRKAIKLLHKLPGCKQCHEIEVFDWFHIEEKHDIIKKICTEEVLREFKNNTLGPANIGISDEAGPSHA, encoded by the coding sequence ATGGCGTCAAAACAAGGCCGGGCACATTTGACAATTGCTGAAAAATACGAAATCCTTATGTTGAGAGGAGGTAGTGAATCTCGACAAGCCATATCTGATAGGTTCGGTATTTCACGATCCACCTTGTACCGCATATATGCAGAAAGCAAACAGATTAAAAAACAATTCGAAGCCAACAAGGGTTTTAGCCAAGTCGCAAAACGTTTAGTAGATCGTATAGATATGGATATAGATAGAATTGTTTTCCACTGGTACTTACGatgtaaggaaagaaacgtacaAGTGACAGAAGCAGACATAAAGGCAAAAGCTCTGGAAATTAATAGAGAATTAAGCGGATTTGCTAGTTTTCGAGCCGGTACCTCTTGGTTGCTAGACTTTAAAGAACGTTACAGTATTACTGATGTGGATATCAGGAAAGATGTGCCAAACGAAACTGAAATCGCTTCATTTGAAGCCTTTACAGTTGATTTTAACAAAACACTGCAAGAAGATGGGATCGCATTGAAGAACGTTTACAATGTCGTTTACACAACAATAATGTGGAAAGCAGTACCAGAATCAACTTGCATTTTGGACCATGCGAAATCGACAGGAAACCTAAAAATATGCGAAGAATATGTTACTGCAATTTTTTGTGCAAATGCTACCGGATGTCACAAGTTGCCGGTAGTACTAATCGGTAGCGAACCAGATATTGATATTTTAGTCAATTACAAAACGAAAGCCTTCTCAACTCTCTACAAATCAAGCACCAATGCTTGCATGAACAGAACCATTTTCAAAGAATGGTACAAAGAACATTTCTTAGAATCAGTTAAAAGACGGCAAAGTGAGAACGGGTGCAGGGAGAAATCTTTGTTGTTACTAGATAATAATATGTCACTTCACGATCTCGATGATCTTAATCATATGGATGAATTCGTTACAGTTAAGGCTCCTCCAGTTAACGTATCACCACGCAGACAACCCATGAATTGTGGAATAATCACATGTTTCAGGCGAGAGTACCGAAAAGAATTTTTGTTTGCAATAACGCCACTATCTGCGAATATTACGAAGCGAGATGTGATAGAACACCATAGAAACTTACGCATGTGGGATTGCTGCCGCATTGTACATGATGCTTGGTCACGTATCGACGATACAATACTGATAAACTCGTGGGACAGCATTTTGTGGCCTGAAAACGTACGGACCGTGGAACAGGCAGAAAAATGGGATGCTTACATACGTAAAGCAATTAAATTGCTGCATAAATTACCTGGATGCAAACAGTGCCACGAAATCGAAGTGTTTGACTGGTTTCATATTGAAGAGAAACATGATATAATCAAGAAGATATGTACCGAAGAAGTTCTTCGAGAATTTAAAAACAATACTCTGGGTCCAGCGAACATAGGTATTAGCGACGAAGCCGGACCTTCTCACGCGTAG